A stretch of Schistocerca americana isolate TAMUIC-IGC-003095 chromosome 3, iqSchAmer2.1, whole genome shotgun sequence DNA encodes these proteins:
- the LOC124605878 gene encoding vicilin-like seed storage protein At2g18540: MLQSKKGKEKKARRKRQGEKGKEKKARRKRQGEKGKEKKARRKRQGEKGKEKKARRKRQGEKGKEKKARRKRQGEKGKEKKARRKRQGEEGKEKKARRRRQGEEGKEKKARRRRQGEEGKEKKARRRRQGEEGKEKKARRRRQGEEGKEKKARRKRQGEKGKEKKARRRRQGEEGKEKKARRRRQGEEGKEKKARRRRQGEEGKEKKARRRRQGEEGKEKKARRRRQGEEGKEKKARRRRQGEEGKEKKARRRRQGEKGKEKKARRKRQGEKGKEKKARRKRQGEEGKEKKARRKRQGEKGAGAASAAGEPLGRDPLAWCL, encoded by the coding sequence aaaaaggcaaggagaaaaaggcaaggagaaaaaggcaaggagaaaaaggcaaggagaaaaaggcaaggagaaaaaggcaaggagaaaaaggcaaggagaaaaaggcaaggagaaaaaggcaaggagaaaaaggcaaggagaaaaaggcaaggagaaaaaggcaaggagaaaaaggcaaggagaaaaaggcaaggagaaaaaggcaaggagaaaaaggcaaggagaaaaaggcaaggagaaaaaggcaaggagaagaaggcaaggagaagaaggcaaggagaagaaggcaaggagaagaaggcaaggagaagaaggcaaggagaagaaggcaaggagaagaaggcaaggagaagaaggcaaggagaagaaggcaaggagaagaaggcaaggagaagaaggcaaggagaagaaggcaaggagaagaaggcaaggagaaaaaggcaaggagaaaaaggcaaggagaaaaaggcaaggagaaaaaggcaaggagaagaaggcaaggagaagaaggcaaggagaagaaggcaaggagaagaaggcaaggagaagaaggcaaggagaagaaggcaaggagaagaaggcaaggagaagaaggcaaggagaagaaggcaaggagaagaaggcaaggagaagaaggcaaggagaagaaggcaaggagaagaaggcaaggagaagaaggcaaggagaagaaggcaaggagaagaaggcaaggagaagaaggcaaggagaaaaaggcaaggagaagaaggcaaggagaaaaaggcaaggagaagaaggcaaggagaaaaaggcaaggagaaaaaggcaaggagaaaaaggcaaggagaaaaaggcaaggagaagaaggcaaggagaaaaaggcaaggagaaaaaggcaaggagaaaaag